The following are from one region of the Cyanobium gracile PCC 6307 genome:
- a CDS encoding polyamine aminopropyltransferase: MTARSLPPLSPLQVRVLLAAAALSSSVSLVLELMLVTQASYLLGDHALATGVVVGTFLAAMGLGAWLSQFLATGPDPGLALLQWFLGVELALAPLCLLAPLGLFALFRLGGPVWLGLVVFTVLVGALGGMEVPLLTRLLECGQQLRVALARVLALDYLGALVGALLFPLVLLPWLGLLPTAGWLAVMPLVSCVVIAAVFPVGRLWRRSIAVAVPMVALAGLGLVPLGDRIEDGLYEDPVVSRLQSRHQRIVLTRRRDDLRLFLDGQLQFSSLDEYRYHEALVHPAMAWHGRPARVLLLGAGDGLALREVLRWPAVRQVDLLELDPAMARLAREHPFLRRLNGASLEDARVRLVFGDAFDRVRQLPGTYDVIIADFPDPATPALARLYSVTFYGRLLGRLAPDGLLVTQASTPFFSPRVLASIQATLAELNLTTRPYGVDVPSFGPWGFVLAHRGPPRLAPALLPFQGRWIDQGQLERLFPLSRDLMPPPGERVLPNRLSRPVLADYQRQGRWREN, translated from the coding sequence ATGACGGCCCGGAGCCTTCCGCCCCTGAGCCCCCTGCAGGTGCGGGTGCTGCTGGCGGCGGCAGCCCTCTCCTCCAGCGTCAGCCTGGTGCTGGAACTGATGCTGGTCACCCAGGCCAGCTATCTGCTCGGCGACCATGCCCTGGCCACCGGCGTCGTGGTGGGCACCTTCCTGGCCGCCATGGGCCTGGGCGCCTGGCTGAGCCAGTTCCTGGCCACCGGGCCCGACCCGGGTCTGGCCCTGCTGCAGTGGTTCCTGGGGGTGGAACTGGCCCTGGCCCCCCTGTGCCTGCTGGCTCCCCTGGGCCTGTTCGCCCTGTTCCGGCTGGGGGGGCCGGTATGGCTGGGCCTGGTGGTGTTCACCGTGCTGGTGGGGGCGCTCGGGGGCATGGAGGTGCCGCTGCTGACCCGGCTGCTGGAGTGCGGCCAGCAGTTGCGCGTCGCCCTGGCCCGGGTGCTGGCCCTTGATTACCTGGGCGCCCTGGTGGGTGCCCTGCTGTTTCCCCTGGTGCTGCTCCCCTGGCTGGGGCTGCTGCCCACCGCCGGCTGGCTGGCTGTGATGCCCCTGGTCAGCTGCGTGGTCATCGCCGCCGTGTTCCCGGTGGGGCGCCTCTGGCGCCGCTCGATCGCCGTCGCCGTTCCCATGGTCGCCCTGGCCGGCCTGGGGCTGGTCCCCCTCGGCGACCGGATCGAGGACGGGCTTTACGAGGATCCGGTGGTGAGCCGCCTCCAGAGCCGCCACCAGCGCATCGTGCTCACCCGCCGCCGCGACGACCTGCGCCTGTTCCTCGACGGCCAGCTGCAGTTCTCCAGCCTCGACGAGTACCGCTACCACGAGGCCCTGGTCCATCCGGCGATGGCCTGGCATGGCCGGCCGGCCCGGGTGCTGCTGCTGGGGGCGGGCGATGGCCTGGCCCTGCGGGAGGTGCTGCGCTGGCCGGCGGTGCGGCAGGTGGATCTGCTGGAGCTCGACCCGGCCATGGCGCGACTGGCCCGGGAGCATCCGTTCCTGAGGCGCCTCAACGGTGCCAGCTTGGAGGACGCCCGGGTGCGGCTGGTGTTCGGCGACGCCTTCGATCGGGTGCGGCAGCTGCCGGGCACCTACGACGTGATCATCGCCGATTTCCCCGACCCGGCCACGCCGGCCCTGGCGCGCCTGTACAGCGTCACCTTCTACGGGCGCCTGCTGGGCCGGCTCGCCCCCGACGGCCTGCTGGTCACCCAGGCCTCGACGCCGTTCTTCAGCCCCAGGGTGCTGGCCTCGATCCAGGCCACCCTGGCCGAGCTGAACCTGACGACCCGCCCCTACGGCGTGGATGTGCCCAGCTTCGGGCCCTGGGGTTTCGTGCTGGCCCACCGCGGTCCGCCGCGCCTGGCACCGGCTCTGCTCCCCTTCCAGGGTCGCTGGATCGACCAGGGGCAACTGGAGCGCCTCTTTCCCCTCAGTCGTGATCTGATGCCGCCGCCGGGGGAGCGGGTGCTGCCGAACCGGCTGAGCCGACCGGTCCTGGCCGACTACCAGCGCCAGGGCCGCTGGCGCGAGAACTGA
- a CDS encoding DUF350 domain-containing protein: MVKPLLQMLLMVGWTFLGIILIYVGLLLFDRLSPIDYRAEIRRGNVAAGVVLGAVILAIAAVVVAVLST, translated from the coding sequence ATGGTCAAACCACTGCTCCAGATGCTGCTGATGGTCGGCTGGACCTTTCTGGGCATCATCCTCATCTATGTCGGGCTGCTGCTCTTCGATCGCCTCTCGCCGATCGATTACCGGGCCGAGATCCGACGGGGCAACGTCGCCGCCGGGGTGGTGCTGGGGGCCGTGATCCTGGCCATCGCCGCCGTGGTGGTGGCGGTGCTCTCCACCTGA
- a CDS encoding ligase-associated DNA damage response DEXH box helicase: MTPSTAAALRPIEAWFTARGWRPMPFQRQCWRAYLEGASGLIQVPTGSGKTYAAVMGPIAAMLAENGGAGPEGGAGPEGGLRLLVLTPLRALSRDLLLAIREPIEAMGWPLRVGLRNGDTSSHERGKQLKAPPQILITTPESLSLLLAGPRAEALFADLEAVVIDEWHELMGSKRGSQTELCLSWLRGRRPALRTWAISATIGNLQEAARAAVGVGVEPRIITARIRRDTQIRSLLPDTIDGFPWAGHLGLRMYEELVTALDPAVSTLLFTNTRNQAERWHQCLRFACPEMEGALALHHSAIDRAEREAIEAGVKAAAIRWVVCTSSLDLGVDFQPVERVVQIGSAKNLARLLQRAGRSAHQPGGTAQVLFMPTNALELLEVSAMRRGLGEGLVEHRRPPQEPLDVLLQHLVSLACGPGFEPEATLAAVRCTWSYRHLERSRWDWCLRFLEEGGDCLGAYPRYRKLEREPVGATGAGPWRYVVREPAVARLHRLNIGTISADRAVTVRFVRGAVLGHVEEAFVGRLKPGDVFFFAGRQLEFVRLREMTAMVKATTRRSATVPAWGGGQMALSDLLSAHLRREVDRCARALDGEAGFSLDTAELRALEPLLERQVQLSALPRTHQFLVELCHTREGSHLYAYPFEGRFVHEGLGFLWSWRLARHHPGTFTVSVNDYGFELLAPRSYPFEELLAQHAETLLDPTGLLEDLERAVNLSELCRRRFRSIAQVSGLVLNGYPGQARSGGQLQISAALLFDVFQRHEPGNLLLAQARGEVLEDQLDLGRLIGTLQRLQGSEWLERHPPRPGPMAFPLLAERLNNRMSNESLLERLERLRQQATRAEGL; this comes from the coding sequence TTGACCCCTTCCACCGCGGCGGCGCTGCGGCCGATCGAAGCCTGGTTCACAGCCCGCGGCTGGCGGCCGATGCCCTTCCAGCGCCAGTGCTGGCGCGCCTACCTGGAGGGTGCCAGCGGCCTGATCCAGGTGCCCACCGGTTCCGGCAAGACCTACGCCGCCGTGATGGGACCGATCGCGGCGATGCTGGCCGAGAACGGGGGCGCCGGACCGGAGGGGGGCGCAGGACCGGAGGGGGGTCTGCGGCTGCTGGTGCTGACACCCCTGCGGGCCCTGAGCCGGGATCTGCTGCTGGCGATCCGGGAGCCGATCGAGGCCATGGGCTGGCCGCTGCGGGTGGGGCTGCGCAACGGCGACACCAGCAGCCATGAGCGGGGCAAGCAGCTCAAGGCCCCGCCCCAGATCCTGATCACCACCCCCGAATCCCTCTCCCTGCTGCTCGCCGGCCCCCGGGCCGAGGCCCTGTTCGCCGATCTGGAGGCGGTGGTGATCGATGAGTGGCACGAGCTGATGGGCAGCAAGCGCGGCTCCCAGACCGAGCTCTGCCTCAGCTGGCTGCGGGGCCGGCGGCCGGCCCTGCGCACCTGGGCGATCAGCGCCACCATCGGCAACCTCCAGGAGGCGGCCCGGGCCGCGGTGGGTGTCGGCGTCGAGCCGCGGATCATCACCGCCCGCATCCGGCGGGACACCCAGATCCGCAGCCTGCTGCCCGACACGATCGACGGCTTCCCCTGGGCCGGCCACCTGGGGCTGCGGATGTACGAGGAGCTGGTGACCGCCCTGGACCCGGCCGTCTCCACCCTGCTGTTCACCAACACCCGCAACCAGGCCGAACGCTGGCACCAGTGCCTGCGCTTCGCCTGCCCGGAGATGGAGGGGGCCCTGGCCCTGCACCACAGCGCCATCGACCGGGCCGAGCGCGAGGCCATCGAGGCGGGGGTCAAGGCGGCGGCGATCCGCTGGGTGGTGTGCACCAGCTCCCTGGATCTGGGGGTCGACTTCCAGCCGGTGGAGCGGGTGGTGCAGATCGGCAGCGCCAAGAACCTCGCCCGGCTGCTGCAGCGGGCAGGCCGCTCGGCCCACCAGCCCGGTGGCACGGCCCAGGTGCTGTTCATGCCCACCAACGCCCTGGAGCTGCTGGAGGTGTCGGCGATGCGCCGGGGACTGGGGGAGGGGCTGGTGGAGCACCGCCGCCCGCCCCAGGAGCCCCTCGATGTGCTGCTCCAGCACCTGGTGAGCCTGGCCTGCGGTCCGGGCTTCGAGCCCGAGGCCACCCTCGCGGCGGTGCGCTGCACCTGGAGCTACCGCCACCTGGAGCGCAGCCGCTGGGACTGGTGTCTGCGCTTTCTGGAGGAGGGGGGCGACTGCCTGGGGGCCTACCCGCGCTACCGCAAACTGGAGCGGGAGCCGGTGGGGGCGACCGGAGCGGGACCGTGGCGCTACGTGGTGCGCGAACCGGCCGTCGCCCGCCTGCACCGGCTCAACATCGGCACGATCAGCGCCGATCGGGCCGTGACGGTGCGCTTCGTGCGCGGGGCCGTGCTGGGCCACGTGGAGGAAGCCTTCGTCGGTCGGCTCAAGCCGGGGGACGTCTTTTTCTTCGCCGGCCGCCAGCTCGAATTCGTGCGGCTGCGGGAGATGACGGCGATGGTCAAGGCCACCACGCGCCGCAGCGCCACGGTGCCCGCCTGGGGCGGCGGCCAGATGGCCCTTTCCGACCTGCTCAGCGCCCATCTGCGCCGGGAGGTCGACCGCTGCGCCCGCGCCCTCGACGGCGAGGCCGGGTTCAGCCTCGACACCGCCGAGCTGCGAGCCCTGGAGCCCCTGCTGGAGCGCCAGGTGCAGCTCTCCGCCCTGCCCCGGACCCACCAGTTTCTGGTGGAGCTGTGCCACACCCGGGAGGGCAGCCACCTCTACGCCTATCCCTTCGAGGGCCGCTTCGTGCACGAGGGCCTGGGCTTCCTGTGGTCGTGGCGGCTGGCCCGGCACCATCCGGGCACCTTCACGGTGTCGGTGAACGACTACGGCTTTGAGCTGCTCGCCCCTCGCAGCTACCCCTTCGAGGAGCTGCTCGCGCAGCACGCCGAGACCCTGCTGGATCCCACCGGACTGCTGGAGGACCTGGAGCGCGCCGTGAACCTCTCCGAGCTCTGCCGTCGCCGCTTCCGCTCCATCGCCCAGGTCAGCGGTCTGGTGCTGAACGGCTACCCCGGCCAGGCCCGCTCCGGCGGCCAGCTGCAGATCAGCGCCGCCCTGCTCTTCGATGTCTTCCAGCGCCATGAGCCCGGCAATCTGCTGCTGGCCCAGGCCCGTGGCGAGGTGCTGGAGGACCAGCTTGACCTGGGTCGGCTGATCGGAACCCTGCAGCGGCTGCAGGGGAGCGAGTGGCTGGAGCGTCACCCTCCCCGTCCGGGGCCCATGGCGTTTCCCCTGCTGGCGGAGCGGCTCAACAACCGGATGAGCAACGAGTCCCTGCTCGAGCGCCTGGAGCGACTGCGCCAGCAGGCCACACGGGCGGAGGGCCTCTGA
- a CDS encoding pentapeptide repeat-containing protein, translating into MSTKPDDRPLPPASGPPPALRSGGAWTRLRHGAGMQLLLTLLVLQASLLLGLAWLAVAAALLTVVLALRQLLPPLWQLLARHLEEPPTVRLLALVSLVLALLSIPLALGWLDPLLAIYRNGDWEAIGAFGEGVIGAVGQILVALVALMIAWRQVMVDQRLTTQQNRITQAQTIDSFIHGISELISDEEGLLEDWPLERMLAEGRLAAVLSSIDGDGKARILRFLSHARLLTPLRRDQRLGRAILDGEGSYEEDRQRGVPVIRLQSMLRGADLAGTDLRAIDFNGADLSGADLSGADLAEANLSAVNLAGANLQGACLQGTRFFYGDPLVATPPQPQQPPDHAAGVGTGALVENVNLSGVRQLDPASRTYLAAWSGIRSRQTIPGGCKGLPSRL; encoded by the coding sequence ATGAGCACGAAGCCGGACGACCGTCCGCTCCCCCCCGCTTCCGGCCCGCCCCCCGCCCTGCGCTCAGGTGGGGCCTGGACCCGCCTGCGCCACGGGGCCGGGATGCAACTGCTGCTCACGCTCCTGGTGCTGCAGGCGTCCCTGTTGCTGGGACTGGCCTGGCTGGCTGTGGCGGCGGCGCTGCTCACCGTTGTTCTGGCCCTGCGGCAGCTGCTGCCGCCCCTCTGGCAGCTCCTGGCCCGCCACCTGGAGGAGCCCCCCACCGTCCGCCTGTTGGCGCTGGTGTCCCTGGTGCTGGCCCTGTTGTCGATCCCCCTGGCCCTGGGCTGGCTTGACCCGCTGCTGGCGATCTACCGCAACGGGGACTGGGAGGCGATCGGGGCCTTCGGGGAAGGGGTGATCGGGGCGGTCGGCCAGATCCTCGTGGCCCTGGTGGCCCTGATGATCGCCTGGCGCCAGGTGATGGTGGACCAGCGACTCACCACCCAGCAGAACCGCATCACCCAGGCCCAGACCATCGACAGCTTCATCCACGGCATCTCCGAGCTGATCAGCGACGAGGAGGGACTGCTGGAGGACTGGCCCCTGGAGCGGATGCTGGCGGAGGGGCGCCTGGCCGCCGTGCTCAGCAGCATCGACGGCGACGGCAAGGCCCGCATCCTGCGATTCCTCTCCCACGCCCGGCTCCTGACCCCCCTGCGCCGCGACCAGCGGCTGGGGCGCGCCATCCTCGACGGCGAGGGCAGCTACGAGGAGGACCGGCAGCGGGGTGTCCCGGTGATCCGCCTGCAGAGCATGCTGCGGGGGGCCGACCTCGCCGGCACCGACCTGCGGGCCATCGATTTCAACGGCGCCGATCTCTCCGGTGCCGACCTCTCCGGCGCCGATCTGGCCGAAGCGAATCTCTCGGCCGTCAATCTGGCCGGCGCCAACCTGCAGGGGGCCTGCCTGCAGGGCACCCGCTTCTTCTACGGCGACCCCCTGGTGGCCACCCCGCCCCAGCCCCAGCAGCCGCCGGACCACGCAGCCGGCGTTGGCACCGGTGCCCTGGTGGAGAACGTCAACCTCTCGGGGGTGCGCCAGCTGGATCCGGCCAGCCGGACCTACCTGGCCGCCTGGAGCGGGATCCGCTCCCGGCAGACCATCCCTGGCGGCTGCAAGGGGCTGCCCAGCCGGCTGTAG
- the cax gene encoding calcium/proton exchanger has product MPPRLRIATGLLAMLPVAATADRLHWGDGIVFVTSILSIIPLAILLSTATEELSLTLGPSLGALLNALFGNATELIIALAALRAGLVDIVKASITGTVMANLLLALGLSMLVGGIGRSEQRFQPVVARVNGSAMTLAVLAILIPSLRGMVADGAGGLDAGAAESFSLFVAWVLLAVYGLTLLFSLKTHRTLYAVAEADLGVEGEEAHGEGGGTKPPLLPWVAVLLAATVGLAYASELFVGVVETVTESLGLSALFTGVVLLPLLGGAAEYLTAVTMARKDKMDLAVSVALGSTLLVGLLVVPVLLLVAPLLGHPLDLSFNVYEVVAVATAVLVSNLVSLDGRSDWLEGVLLLAAYAILAAGFFFQGSPVP; this is encoded by the coding sequence ATGCCCCCTCGCCTGCGCATCGCCACCGGCCTGCTGGCGATGCTGCCGGTGGCGGCGACGGCGGATCGGCTCCACTGGGGGGACGGGATCGTCTTCGTCACCTCGATCCTCTCGATCATTCCGCTGGCGATCCTGCTCAGCACCGCCACGGAGGAGCTCTCCCTCACCCTTGGGCCCTCGCTCGGGGCCCTGCTCAATGCCCTGTTCGGCAACGCCACCGAACTGATCATCGCCCTGGCGGCTTTGCGGGCCGGCCTGGTGGACATCGTCAAGGCGAGCATCACGGGCACGGTGATGGCCAACCTGCTGCTCGCCCTCGGCCTGTCGATGCTGGTCGGCGGGATCGGCCGCAGCGAGCAGCGTTTCCAGCCGGTGGTGGCCCGGGTGAACGGCTCGGCCATGACCCTGGCCGTCCTGGCGATCCTGATCCCGAGCCTGCGGGGCATGGTGGCTGACGGCGCCGGGGGCCTCGACGCGGGAGCCGCCGAATCCTTCTCCCTGTTCGTGGCCTGGGTGCTGCTGGCCGTCTACGGCCTGACCCTGCTGTTCTCCCTGAAGACGCACCGCACCCTCTACGCCGTGGCCGAGGCTGACCTGGGCGTGGAAGGCGAGGAAGCCCATGGCGAAGGCGGCGGCACCAAGCCACCCCTGCTCCCCTGGGTCGCCGTGCTGCTGGCGGCCACCGTGGGCCTGGCCTACGCCTCCGAGCTGTTCGTCGGCGTGGTGGAGACCGTCACCGAGTCTCTGGGCCTGTCGGCCCTGTTCACCGGTGTGGTGCTGCTTCCCCTGCTGGGCGGCGCCGCGGAATACCTCACCGCGGTGACCATGGCCCGCAAGGACAAGATGGACCTGGCGGTGTCGGTGGCCCTGGGCTCCACCCTGCTGGTGGGGCTGCTGGTGGTGCCGGTGCTGCTGCTGGTGGCCCCGCTGCTCGGCCACCCCCTCGACCTCAGCTTCAACGTCTACGAGGTGGTGGCGGTGGCGACCGCGGTGCTGGTGAGCAACCTGGTGAGCCTCGATGGACGCTCGGACTGGCTGGAGGGGGTGCTGCTACTGGCGGCCTACGCCATCCTGGCGGCCGGCTTCTTCTTCCAGGGCAGCCCCGTCCCATGA
- a CDS encoding SpoIIE family protein phosphatase: MPDTLQARMGPTNPQAMNIPVQGPNGDGPERRPGHRFGLRRPPRGHHPPTRKASASIQQVFTLIAIVNGLVLLYLVIAAIQVLMVPGSRSAEIYVSLILTLLLVILAIISYQIIARRIILPIARLVREASAIESGDMSSLLTVRSNDEISRLAQAFNMVLVKMRQALIAGEASNRQLLEANRQIEASINYAGLLQRSILPDRQLRETFGNDYFILWLPRDTVGGDYYIFHSEGGHCLAGVADCAGHGVSGAMMTMLARAGIDRSIMEVGISSPAAILGCTDSAMRTLLHGARMSKSIATSMDIGLVRLDFETRTLRFSGAKISLYWSDGQTMHMLSGDPRAICDQRVGSYTDHDIPLLPDCTYYLTTDGLLDQSGGDNGFSLGTQQFKEWLIRLARQPLEQQRQALADALEQFRGGHPQRDDITILSFRFSSRPD, encoded by the coding sequence TTGCCCGACACCCTGCAGGCCCGCATGGGTCCGACCAACCCTCAGGCGATGAACATCCCCGTCCAGGGACCCAATGGGGACGGGCCCGAGCGGCGCCCCGGCCACCGCTTCGGGCTCCGCAGGCCACCGCGAGGGCATCACCCCCCGACACGAAAAGCATCGGCATCGATCCAGCAGGTCTTCACCCTGATTGCGATTGTCAATGGGCTGGTTCTGCTGTACCTGGTCATCGCCGCCATCCAGGTGCTGATGGTGCCCGGCAGCCGCTCGGCGGAGATCTATGTCTCCCTGATCCTCACGCTGCTGCTGGTCATCCTGGCGATCATCTCGTATCAGATCATTGCCCGGCGCATCATTCTGCCGATTGCCCGGCTGGTCAGGGAAGCCAGTGCGATCGAGAGCGGCGACATGAGCAGTCTGCTAACGGTCCGGAGCAACGACGAGATCTCCAGGCTGGCCCAGGCCTTCAACATGGTGCTCGTCAAGATGCGCCAGGCCCTGATCGCCGGTGAGGCCAGCAATCGGCAACTGCTGGAAGCGAACCGACAGATCGAAGCCTCCATCAACTACGCGGGCCTGCTGCAGCGCTCGATCCTGCCGGACCGCCAGCTGAGGGAAACGTTCGGCAACGACTATTTCATCCTCTGGCTGCCGCGTGACACGGTCGGTGGCGACTACTACATCTTCCACTCGGAAGGCGGACACTGCCTGGCCGGGGTGGCCGACTGCGCTGGCCACGGCGTGTCTGGAGCGATGATGACCATGCTGGCCAGGGCAGGAATCGATCGCTCGATCATGGAGGTGGGCATCAGCTCACCGGCCGCCATCCTTGGTTGTACCGATAGCGCCATGCGCACCCTGCTGCATGGGGCCAGGATGAGCAAGTCGATCGCCACCAGCATGGACATCGGGCTGGTTCGCCTTGACTTCGAAACCAGAACACTTAGATTCTCCGGGGCAAAGATTAGTCTCTATTGGAGTGATGGGCAAACCATGCACATGCTCAGCGGAGACCCTCGGGCCATCTGCGACCAACGGGTGGGCTCCTACACGGACCACGACATTCCGTTACTGCCGGACTGCACCTACTACCTCACCACCGACGGGCTTCTGGACCAGTCAGGCGGCGACAACGGCTTTTCCCTCGGCACTCAGCAATTCAAGGAATGGCTGATCCGGCTGGCCCGCCAACCGCTGGAGCAGCAACGCCAGGCCCTGGCCGATGCCCTCGAGCAGTTTCGTGGCGGCCATCCCCAGAGGGACGACATCACCATCCTTTCCTTCCGTTTCTCTTCGAGGCCTGACTGA
- the siaB gene encoding biofilm regulation protein kinase SiaB — MTITTTSLMSLREFFSDYQILICFNGPISTTLIGEIGSALKEHIESNHAPELEVMDVFSVYIEMSQNIRNYATSHGFSDAESSATVVIAAAEAGHYAVCAGNLVEMEDGKALLKRIHELANCDKAQLKMLYKQQLRQPHSQTPGQGAGLGLIEIARRSTQPMEASLDPLETGRAFFSLRAII; from the coding sequence ATGACGATCACCACCACCAGCCTGATGTCTCTGAGGGAATTCTTCAGTGACTATCAGATCCTCATCTGCTTCAATGGCCCCATCTCCACCACATTGATCGGCGAGATCGGATCAGCCCTCAAGGAACACATCGAATCCAATCACGCACCAGAATTGGAAGTGATGGATGTGTTCAGTGTTTATATTGAAATGAGTCAGAATATCCGTAATTACGCCACCAGCCATGGCTTCAGTGACGCCGAGTCCTCCGCCACGGTCGTGATCGCGGCCGCCGAGGCTGGCCATTACGCCGTCTGTGCAGGTAACCTCGTGGAAATGGAGGATGGAAAGGCCCTGCTGAAGCGGATCCACGAACTCGCCAACTGCGACAAGGCCCAGCTGAAGATGCTCTATAAACAGCAGTTGCGCCAGCCCCACTCCCAGACCCCGGGCCAGGGTGCCGGCCTGGGTCTCATTGAGATTGCCAGGCGCTCCACCCAGCCCATGGAGGCCTCCCTTGACCCCCTTGAGACCGGTCGTGCCTTCTTCAGCCTTCGGGCCATCATCTGA
- the siaC gene encoding biofilm regulation phosphoprotein SiaC, with the protein MSSSEALNLSVPGSQSSPSIRADWKAGVVVMSGESYPENSFELFDQLIQWIESYLSTANQSLTLELHLNYLNTSSIRFMIDIFDLLQGAFDEGKEVLVQWMFDDRNPRSAELGAEFKEDYTFPFLILSINA; encoded by the coding sequence ATGAGCAGCAGCGAAGCACTGAACCTGTCGGTACCGGGCTCCCAGTCCAGCCCTTCGATCCGTGCGGACTGGAAGGCCGGTGTCGTGGTGATGAGCGGTGAGTCCTATCCTGAGAATTCGTTTGAGCTCTTTGACCAGCTGATCCAGTGGATTGAGTCCTACCTGTCCACCGCCAACCAGTCTCTCACCCTCGAGCTGCATCTCAATTATCTCAACACCAGCAGTATTCGCTTCATGATCGATATCTTTGATCTGCTGCAGGGCGCTTTTGATGAAGGCAAGGAGGTGCTGGTGCAGTGGATGTTCGATGACAGAAACCCCCGCTCCGCCGAACTGGGTGCAGAATTCAAGGAAGACTACACCTTTCCTTTCCTGATCCTTTCCATCAACGCCTGA
- the siaD gene encoding biofilm regulation diguanylate cyclase SiaD, with product MPETSGPKSDDHLEQEVMAILADQRYDNDPVRDLLARLWHRIEEQVDRLERVADISDLYQSHVLESNRSLANRYEKQLRQIKRVVRISDLYQASLKEVNLTLFEASTHDALTGISNRRFMAERCLEEDQRASRHGSTYSMIILDIDHFKLVNDDYGHAAGDLMLVDFVKALSSSLRHYDIIARWGGEEFLALLIDANLSTAEGVAKRMLANIRSMRVSIDDMELQLTASLGLTEHKVDENYDATFRRADKALLMAKNGGRDRLVVIDPGDPLSHREISTLDATTE from the coding sequence ATGCCCGAGACTTCCGGCCCGAAATCAGACGATCACCTGGAACAGGAAGTCATGGCTATTCTGGCCGATCAGCGCTACGACAATGATCCGGTCCGGGATCTGTTGGCCCGGTTGTGGCATCGCATCGAAGAACAGGTGGACCGGCTGGAGCGCGTGGCTGATATCTCTGACCTCTATCAATCCCACGTGCTGGAGAGCAACCGCAGCCTCGCTAATCGCTACGAGAAACAGCTACGGCAGATCAAGCGGGTGGTGCGCATCTCCGACCTCTATCAGGCTTCACTGAAGGAGGTGAATCTCACCCTGTTCGAGGCCTCCACCCACGACGCCCTCACGGGAATCTCCAACCGTCGCTTCATGGCGGAACGCTGCCTCGAGGAGGATCAGCGTGCCAGCAGACACGGCTCCACCTATTCGATGATCATCCTGGATATTGATCATTTTAAGTTGGTCAATGACGACTATGGACATGCCGCCGGTGATCTGATGCTGGTGGACTTCGTCAAGGCCCTCTCCAGCAGCCTCCGCCATTACGACATCATCGCCCGTTGGGGCGGGGAGGAATTCCTGGCCCTGCTGATCGATGCGAATCTTTCAACGGCAGAGGGCGTGGCCAAGCGAATGCTGGCCAACATTCGCAGCATGCGCGTCTCCATCGACGACATGGAACTGCAACTCACCGCCAGCCTGGGACTGACCGAGCACAAGGTCGATGAGAACTACGACGCCACCTTTCGCCGTGCCGACAAGGCTCTGCTGATGGCCAAGAACGGCGGTCGCGACCGTCTCGTGGTGATCGATCCAGGCGATCCCCTCAGCCACCGCGAGATCAGCACCCTGGACGCCACCACCGAGTAG